Proteins encoded within one genomic window of Brassica rapa cultivar Chiifu-401-42 chromosome A09, CAAS_Brap_v3.01, whole genome shotgun sequence:
- the LOC103837687 gene encoding putative pentatricopeptide repeat-containing protein At3g47840, with translation MTVMRNGGRFRQFCTASVSLLEKPVDKFLHEARIPNHVVSFDTNYQLRHLIDSGNLRDARQLFDKMPHRDVFSWTAIIQGYVAATNHDEALILFSAMHVDPRVSADTHALSVALKACGQSSNLSFGESLHAFAEKTSLLSSVYVGSALIDLYKRTGMIDKSCRVFTEMDFKNTVTWTTIITSLVHAGRHKEGLCYFTEMSRFRELPDTFTFAIALKACAGLRQLRYGQGIHTHVIVKGFGAVLCVANSLFTMYTECGEMQDALLLFESMIEKDVVSWTSLITAYSRIGQEENAVKTFLLMRNSEVSPNEQTFASMFAACASLSRLVWGEQLHGNVLSLGIVDSLSVINSMMKMYSTCGRLDSASVLFRGMRCRDIISWSTIIGGYSQGGFVDEGFEYFSWMRQSGTKPTDFALASLLSVSGNMAVLEQGRQVHALSLHLGLEQNPTIRSALITMYSKCGSIAEASKVFEETERAADIVALTAMTNGYAEHGKSKEAIDLFEKSLNVGFRPDTVTFISVLNACAHSGQLDVGFHYFNLMQERYNMSPAKEHYGCMVDLLCRAGRLSEAEKMINEMPCEKDDVVWTTLLRACTAKRDIERGRRAAERILELDPTSSISLVTLANIYSRTGKWKEAAIVRKSMKSKGVMKEPGWSSVLIKDKVSAFASGGQSHPQCEDIYSILELVVHRYDCAMKRAFESIQICDP, from the coding sequence ATGACTGTTATGAGAAATGGCGGCAGATTCCGACAGTTTTGTACAGCTTCGGTTTCATTGCTTGAGAAACCTGTCGACAAGTTCTTACACGAAGCCCGTATCCCGAATCATGTGGTTTCTTTCGATACGAATTACCAGCTTCGACACCTCATAGATTCGGGGAATCTGCGAGATGCTCGCCAACTGTTCGACAAAATGCCACACAGAGATGTCTTCTCATGGACAGCCATCATTCAGGGATACGTAGCCGCCACAAACCACGACGAAGCGCTGATTCTCTTCTCCGCTATGCACGTCGATCCTCGCGTCTCAGCAGATACCCACGCGCTGAGTGTTGCACTCAAAGCCTGTGGTCAAAGCTCCAACCTTTCGTTTGGAGAGTCTTTACACGCTTTTGCGGAGAAAACTTCTCTGCTCAGCTCTGTCTACGTCGGAAGTGCTTTAATTGATTTGTACAAGAGAACCGGAATGATCGACAAGAGCTGCAGAGTTTTCACTGAAATGGACTTTAAAAATACGGTGACGTGGACGACAATCATAACGAGCCTTGTTCACGCTGGTCGCCACAAGGAAGGACTTTGTTACTTTACCGAGATGTCGAGGTTCAGAGAACTACCTGATACTTTTACTTTTGCTATTGCCTTGAAGGCTTGTGCAGGTTTGCGTCAGCTCAGATACGGACAGGGGATTCATACTCATGTGATAGTGAAAGGCTTTGGTGCTGTACTCTGTGTGGCTAACTCGCTCTTCACAATGTATACCGAGTGTGGGGAGATGCAAGACGCGCTGCTTTTGTTTGAGAGTATGATTGAGAAGGATGTTGTTTCGTGGACAAGCCTTATCACTGCGTATAGCCGTATAGGTCAAGAGGAAAACGCGGTTAAAACTTTCTTACTGATGAGAAACTCTGAAGTATCTCCTAATGAACAAACGTTTGCGTCCATGTTTGCTGCTTGCGCGAGTCTTTCTAGGCTCGTTTGGGGAGAGCAGCTCCACGGTAACGTTTTATCTCTAGGGATAGTTGATTCTTTGTCAGTTATCAACTCTATGATGAAGATGTATTCAACATGTGGGAGGCTAGACTCTGCTTCTGTTCTGTTTCGAGGAATGAGATGCAGAGACATTATCTCGTGGAGCACGATCATCGGAGGGTACTCTCAAGGCGGATTTGTAGATGAAGGTTTTGAGTATTTCTCGTGGATGAGACAATCAGGGACTAAGCCTACTGATTTTGCTCTCGCTAGTCTGCTGAGCGTTTCGGGAAACATGGCGGTTCTTGAGCAAGGCAGGCAAGTCCACGCGCTTTCGCTTCACCTCGGTTTAGAACAGAACCCCACGATACGCAGTGCGCTGATTACTATGTACTCGAAATGTGGAAGCATCGCAGAAGCTTCAAAGGTATTTGAAGAAACAGAAAGAGCTGCTGATATCGTTGCTTTGACAGCTATGACCAATGGATACGCAGAACATGGAAAGAGCAAGGAAGCTATCGATCTGTTTGAGAAGAGTCTAAACGTTGGTTTCAGACCAGACACTGTGACTTTCATCAGCGTCCTAAACGCCTGCGCTCATTCGGGACAGCTCGACGTCGGTTTTCACTACTTCAACCTGATGCAAGAGAGGTATAACATGAGTCCAGCCAAGGAACACTACGGTTGCATGGTGGATCTGTTGTGCCGAGCGGGGCGGTTAAGCGAAGCAGAGAAGATGATCAATGAGATGCCGTGTGAGAAGGATGACGTGGTCTGGACCACGCTTCTGAGAGCGTGTACGGCCAAAAGAGACATTGAACGTGGGAGAAGAGCGGCGGAGAGGATATTGGAGCTGGATCCTACTTCTTCTATTTCGCTCGTAACACTAGCTAATATATATTCGAGAACAGGGAAGTGGAAAGAGGCTGCAATTGTAAGGAAGAGTATGAAATCGAAAGGCGTGATGAAAGAGCCTGGATGGTCTTCGGTTTTGATCAAGGATAAGGTTTCAGCTTTTGCATCTGGCGGTCAGTCCCATCCACAATGTGAAGATATATACAGTATCTTGGAATTAGTAGTTCATAGATACGACTGTGCAATGAAGAGAGCTTTTGAGTCGATTCAAATTTGTGATCCTTAA
- the LOC103837688 gene encoding lipid phosphate phosphatase epsilon 2, chloroplastic, with protein sequence MAMAAASSSLVLFHKPTCNFYFQHSSAPAYISSPRRCSLIFPMNSRRSLCSFSAPKTMAYLVKTHALRDGEEERFQTLQQDAFITNPSNDLVGGGINAAANRLSKWVVAALFGSVLLLRRDGASLWAVIGFISNSLLSVTLKRILNQERPVATSRSDPGMPSSHAQSNSFISLFTLFSVMEWLGANPLSLFLSGLILALASYFTWLRVSQKLHTTSQVMVGAIVGSVFSTLWYITWNSLVLQAFASSQIAVFTVAAASALGSAVYVLLNWSKEDR encoded by the exons ATGGCAATGGCAGCAGCGTCGTCATCTCTTGTTCTCTTCCACAAACCTACCtgcaatttttattttcaacatTCCTCTGCCCCAGCTTACATTAGTTCCCCTCGAAGATGTAGCTTAATCTTTCCTATGAATAGTAGGAGGAGTCTTTGCTCTTTCTCTGCCCCTAAAACTATGGCCTATTTAGTCAAAACTCATGCCTTGAGAGACGGCGAAGAAGAACGGTTTCAGACGCTCCAGCAAGATGCTTTCATTACTAATCCGTCGAATGATTTGGTCGGTGGTGGGATCAACGCCGCCGCTAATCGTCTG AGCAAATGGGTTGTAGCTGCTCTGTTTGGATCGGTTCTGCTTCTACGACGTGATGGTGCATCCTTGTGGGCTGTCATTGGCTTTATTTCCAACTCTCTGCTTTCGGTTACTCTAAAACGCATACTTAACCAAGAGAGACCGGTTGCAACATCGCGTTCTGATCCTGGCATGCCATCCTCTCATGCTCAGTCCAATTCTTTCATCTCTCTCTTTACCCTCTTCTCTG TTATGGAGTGGCTTGGAGCCAATCCACTCTCTCTGTTCCTTAGTGGCCTCATCCTCGCATTGGCTTCTTACTTt ACATGGTTAAGGGTGTCTCAGAAGCTTCACACGACCAGTCAAGTTATGGTTGGTGCGATCGTGGGGTCTGTTTTCTCCACCTTATGGTACATCACTTGGAACTCACTTGTTCTCCAAGCTTTTGCCTCGTCACAGATAGCCGTCTTTACGGTTGCTGCTGCATCTGCCTTAGGTTCTGCAGTTTATGTGCTACTAAACTGGTCCAAAGAAGACAGATGA
- the LOC103837683 gene encoding GATA transcription factor 5 — protein sequence MERVEAALKSSVRKDMAFKTTLPVYEDFLAVTTAEDFSVDDFFDLSNDSVFTEEEAEPKTHQEMLHVSSQEPHDKGDALRLNNDGFGSLPPSELSVPTDELAELEWLSHFVEDSFTEYSAPNLTGTPTEKPAWLTGDRKHPVTPVTHDSCFKSPVPSKSRTKRNRNGTNFWSLGSSSSSGPSSSNSTSSSSSDPSNTWFSGAELLEPVFTSEKPPVPKKHKKRSAESVYSGQLVLQQPSRRCSHCGVQKTPQWRAGPLGAKTLCNACGVRFKSGRLLPEYRPACSPTFSSELHSNHHRKVMEMRRKKEPTDDNETGLNQLVQSPQAVPSY from the exons ATGGAACGTGTTGAAGCAGCGTTGAAAAGCAGTGTAAGGAAAGACATGGCTTTCAAAACGACCCTGCCCGTTTACGAAGACTTTCTCGCCGTCACCACCGCCGAGGATTTCTCCGTCGACGACTTCTTCGACTTGTCTAACGACAGCGTTTTCACTGAAGAAGAGGCTGAACCCAAGACTCACCAAGAGATGCTCCATGTTTCCTCCCAAGAACCACATGACAAAGGAGACGCTCTTCGCCTGAATAATGACGGGTTTGGGTCTCTCCCTCCAAGCGAACTCTCCGTACCG acGGATGAATTAGCGGAGCTTGAGTGGCTATCCCATTTTGTAGAGGATTCATTCACTGAATATTCTGCTCCAAATCTCACCGGAACCCCGACTGAAAAACCGGCTTGGTTAACCGGTGACCGGAAACACCCTGTGACTCCTGTCACACATGACTCGTGTTTCAAGTCCCCTGTTCCTTCCAAATCCCGTACCAAACGCAACCGGAATGGAACCAACTTCTGGTCGCTTGGCTCGTCGTCCTCTTCAGGCCCTTCGTCCTCGAACTcaacttcctcctcctcttcggATCCTTCCAACACGTGGTTCTCTGGCGCCGAGCTGCTCGAACCAGTCTTCACGTCAGAGAAACCACCGGTTCCGAAAAAGCATAAGAAAAGGTCAGCAGAGTCTGTTTACAGCGGCCAGCTAGTGCTGCAGCAGCCCTCTCGACGGTGCAGCCACTGCGGAGTTCAGAAAACGCCGCAGTGGCGAGCTGGACCTTTGGGAGCCAAGACGCTGTGCAATGCGTGCGGGGTTCGGTTTAAGTCGGGTCGGTTACTACCAGAATACAGACCCGCTTGTAGTCCGACATTTTCAAGCGAGCTCCACTCTAACCACCACCGCAAAGTCATGGAGATGCGGCGGAAAAAGGAGCCAACGGATGATAACGAAACCGGTTTAAACCAGCTGGTTCAGTCCCCACAAGCTGTACCAAGTTATTGA
- the LOC103837685 gene encoding uncharacterized protein LOC103837685 encodes MGASDSTILGAQEKGGGDVISTISQRSERVDPVLENLKSLAVSRPILKSAPPRESSLTDILVRKALSSSSSSYTVDPQILAELFSIYREWQDSKAQEITNRQEDIENKIEVADALASKLVQRFNHSVSAMRTTSHHLSQVHGLQVEFGELKGRLTEVINNCDTLCKRINAEGPQSLRSTVTPFTLAPPDLVSMNTTTTLSSEHEEIRVITR; translated from the exons ATGGGAGCATCAGATTCAACGATATTAGGCGCTCAG GAAAAGGGTGGTGGAGATGTGATATCGACAATCTCTCAACGATCCGAAAGAGTGGATCCCGTTCTCGAGAATCTTAAATCACTCGCCGTC AGTAGGCCAATATTGAAGTCAGCTCCTCCCAGAGAAAGTAGCTTAACGGACATCTTAGTTAGGAAAGCTTTAtcgtcttcctcttcttcct ATACGGTGGATCCTCAAATACTTGCTGAGCTCTTCTCCATTTACCGTGAATGGCAAGATAGCAAAGCTCAAGAAATAACTAACAGACAG GAAGATATAGAAAACAAGATAGAAGTGGCAGATGCTTTGGCTTCTAAACTTGTACAGAGGTTTAACCACTCCGTTTCTGCTATGAGGACCACTTCCCACCATTTATCTCAAG TTCATGGGTTGCAGGTGGAGTTTGGGGAGCTTAAAGGAAGGTTGACAGAGGTGATCAACAACTGTGATACCTTATGTAAAAGAATTAATGCTGAGGGACCTCAATCTCTAAGGTCAACAGTGACTCCCTTTACTCTTGCACCACCTGATTTAGTCAGTATGAACACTACTACTACCCTGTCTTCTGAACACGAGGAAATAAGAGTCATTACTCGGTAA
- the LOC103837680 gene encoding peroxidase 72, with protein MAASLNILIVAVVSLIAFSPLCLCSKAYGSGGYLFPQFYDHSCPKAQEIVQTIVAKAFAQDPRMPASLLRLHFHDCFVKGCDASILLDNSGTIISEKRSNPNRNSARGFELIEEIKRALEQECPETVSCADILALAARDSTVITGGPSWEVPLGRRDARGASLSGSNNDIPAPNNTFQTILTKFKRQGLNLVDLVSLSGSHTIGNSRCTSFRQRLYNQSGNGKPDLTLNQYYASMLRKQCPRSGGDQNLFFLDFATPFKFDNHYFKNLITYKGLLSSDEVLFTKNRESRELVKLYAENQEAFFEQFAKSMVKMGNISPLTGGRGEIRRICRRVNHAY; from the exons ATGGCAGCATCATTGAACATTCTTATCGTAGCTGTAGTCTCCCTTATCGCCTTCTCTCCTCTTTGTTTGTGTTCCAAAGCCTACGGAAGTGGAGGCTATCTCTTCCCGCAGTTCTACGATCACTCATGTCCTAAAGCTCAAGAGATTGTTCAGACCATTGTCGCTAAAGCATTCGCACAGGATCCTCGCATGCCTGCCTCGTTGCTTAGACTCCATTTCCACGATTGTTTCGTGAAG GGGTGTGATGCTTCCATACTATTGGACAACAGTGGAACCATAATCAGCGAGAAACGATCAAACCCTAACCGAAACTCAGCCCGTGGTTTCGAACTCATCGAAGAAATCAAACGTGCCTTAGAACAAGAGTGTCCTGAAACAGTTTCTTGTGCTGATATCTTGGCTCTCGCGGCTAGAGACTCGACCGTCATT ACAGGTGGACCGAGCTGGGAAGTACCTCTAGGGAGAAGAGACGCGAGAGGAGCAAGCTTGAGTGGTTCCAACAACGACATTCCTGCTCCCAACAACACATTTCAAACCATCCTCACTAAGTTCAAGCGTCAAGGCCTCAATCTCGTTGATCTTGTCTCACTCTCTG GAAGTCACACCATAGGAAACTCGAGGTGTACAAGTTTCCGACAGAGGTTATACAACCAGTCTGGCAACGGAAAGCCTGATCTAACCTTAAACCAATACTACGCTTCCATGTTGCGCAAGCAGTGTCCAAGATCAGGCGGTGACCAAAACCTCTTCTTCCTCGACTTCGCGACGCCCTTCAAGTTCGACAACCACTACTTCAAGAACCTGATAACGTACAAAGGGCTATTGAGCTCAGACGAGGTACTGTTCACGAAGAACAGAGAGTCGAGGGAGCTGGTGAAGCTGTATGCGGAGAATCAAGAGGCCTTCTTCGAGCAGTTCGCGAAATCGATGGTGAAGATGGGGAATATATCTCCATTGACGGGAGGGAGGGGAGAGATCAGGAGAATCTGTCGGAGGGTTAACCATGCTTATTAA
- the LOC103837682 gene encoding LOW QUALITY PROTEIN: glutaredoxin-C3 (The sequence of the model RefSeq protein was modified relative to this genomic sequence to represent the inferred CDS: inserted 1 base in 1 codon): MAMVGHRPRRVEVTAVHILLILAVVLSDLSISAGAEKSVAAFVQNAILSNKIVIFSKSYCPYCLRSKRIFRELKEQPFVVELDLRGMYLFVLSPFSXVFLQQKQLVLFVCAEDGDKIQYELLEFVGRRTVPQVFVNGKHIGGSDDLADSVENGQLQKLLAAS; this comes from the exons ATGGCGATGGTTGGGCACCGTCCTCGCCGTGTTGAAGTCACGGCGGTTCACATACTCCTAATACTAGCGGTGGTTCTCAGCGATCTGTCAATCTCTGCAGGAGCTGAGAAATCGGTGGCTGCATTCGTGCAGAACGCCATATTGTCCAACAAGATTGTCATCTTCTCCAAGTCCTACTGCCC GTATTGCTTGCGCTCGAAACGCATTTTCAGAGAACTTAAGGAACAGCCTTTTGTCGTGGAGCTTGATCTCAGAGGTATGTATCTCTTTGTTTTGTCCCcattct ttgtttttttacaacaaaaacaACTTGTCCTTTTTGTGTGTGCAGAGGACGGAGATAAAATACAGTACGAGCTTCTGGAATTTGTTGGTCGCCGTACCGTCCCCCAAGTTTTTGTTAACGGCAAGCATATTGGTGGCTCTGATG ATCTTGCAGATTCTGTGGAGAATGGTCAGTTGCAAAAGCTTCTTGCTGCTAGTTAG
- the LOC103837681 gene encoding folate transporter 1, chloroplastic isoform X2, protein MVAPWQWENGTAGAVAGFTTVAAMHPLDVVRTRFQVNEGRGLSSLPTYKNTAHALFTITRIEGLRGLYAGFFPAVIGSTLSWSLYFFFYGRAKQRYARGGRDDEKLSPALHLASAAEAGALVSLCTNPIWLVKTRLQLQTPLHQTRPYSGLLDAFRTIMKEEGPRALYKGIVPALVLVSHGAIQFTAYEELRKVIVDFKERRRKSESTADNLLNSADYAALGGSSKVAAVLLTYPFQVIRARLQQRPSTNGMPRYIDSLHVIRETARFEGFRGFYKGLTANLLKNVPASSITFIVFENVLKLLKQPPSK, encoded by the exons ATGGTGGCGCCTTGGCAGTGGGAAAACGGCACCGCCGGCGCCGTCGCGGGATTCACCACCGTTGCTGCGATGCACCCACTTGATGTTGTTCGTACGAGGTTCCAAG TGAACGAGGGGAGAGGGTTAAGTAGTCTCCCGACGTACAAGAACACAGCTCACGCTCTCTTCACCATTACCCGTATCGAG GGATTGAGAGGACTTTATGCAGGTTTCTTCCCTGCTGTCATCGGTTCTACTCTTTCATGGAGCTTATACTTCTTTTT TTATGGAAGAGCCAAACAGAGATACGCTAGAGGCGGCAGGGACGATGAGAAACTCAGCCCTGCTCTTCACCTTGCTTCTGCTGCTGAAGCTGGAGCCTTG GTCAGTTTATGCACAAATCCTATTTGGCTTGTCAAAACAAGACTACAGCTTCAGACACCTCTTCATCAAACCCGACCTTACTCCGGCCTATTAG ATGCCTTTAGAACCATAATGAAAGAGGAAGGACCCAGGGCTCTCTACAAGGGTATTGTCCCTGCTCTTGTACTG GTTTCTCATGGTGCTATTCAGTTCACAGCGTATGAAGAACTCCGTAAAGTCATTGTGGATTtcaaagaaaggagaagaaaatcTGAATCCACCGCTGATAATTTATTG AACTCGGCAGATTATGCTGCACTTGGAGGCTCCTCCAAAGTCGCTGCAGTTCTTCTTACATACCCCTTTCAGGTTATTCGAGCAAGATTACAG CAACGACCTAGTACCAACGGAATGCCAAGATATATAGACAGCTTACATGTCATAAGAGAAACCGCAAG ATTTGAGGGTTTCAGAGGTTTCTACAAGGGTTTAACTGCTAACCTTTTGAAAAATGTGCCTGCTTCTTCCATCACATTCATTGTGTTTGAAAACGTTCTGAAGTTGCTGAAACAACCTCCATCGAAATAA
- the LOC103837686 gene encoding uncharacterized protein LOC103837686, with amino-acid sequence MDSFTFDNVKAEKAKALRRYNRFRSIGRFFRAAEVCVAVIFILWTFTRLPFAVQISREFLRRIAGVISTPLFVFLFGNCIVVALLAKSSVEENRGSTASDAETEIYEALVRSKPSDEEGEELAEEIVYDDKEVVVVADSSNNNIPHGLEIDSDTCPVSDEPKEYGRSKSDVCLNHMVIPKPSSLQRSETEKCIRTDDINNNNNNNDDDNMNNYAEDNLSNEEFQKTIEAFIAKQLMFRRQESLAVVVHNKS; translated from the coding sequence ATGGATTCGTTCACTTTCGATAACGTGAAAGCAGAGAAAGCCAAGGCGCTGCGGCGATACAACCGCTTCCGCAGTATCGGACGTTTCTTCCGCGCCGCTGAGGTCTGCGTCGCCGTCATCTTCATCCTCTGGACATTTACGCGCCTTCCTTTCGCCGTCCAAATCTCCAGAGAGTTCCTCCGCCGCATCGCCGGCGTCATATCGACTCCACTCTTCGTCTTCCTCTTCGGGAACTGCATCGTCGTTGCCCTCCTCGCCAAGTCCTCTGTGGAGGAGAACAGAGGATCCACCGCCTCGGACGCAGAAACAGAAATCTACGAGGCGTTGGTGAGATCCAAGCCGTccgatgaagaaggagaagagttGGCGGAGGAGATCGTTTACGACGACAAAGAGGTGGTGGTCGTCGCTGACtcatcaaataataatattccTCACGGCTTGGAAATAGATTCGGACACGTGCCCCGTTTCTGATGAGCCTAAGGAGTATGGAAGAAGCAAGTCCGATGTGTGTTTAAATCATATGGTCATCCCTAAACCTTCTTCTCTCCAGAGATCGGAGACTGAAAAGTGCATTAGGACCGatgatattaataataataacaataataatgatgatgataatatGAATAATTATGCAGAGGATAACCTTAGCAACGAAGAGTTTCAGAAAACGATTGAAGCCTTCATTGCCAAACAGTTGATGTTTCGTCGCCAAGAATCTTTAGCCGTCGTCGTCCACAACAAATcctaa
- the LOC103837681 gene encoding folate transporter 1, chloroplastic isoform X1, with translation MVAPWQWENGTAGAVAGFTTVAAMHPLDVVRTRFQVNEGRGLSSLPTYKNTAHALFTITRIEGLRGLYAGFFPAVIGSTLSWSLYFFFYGRAKQRYARGGRDDEKLSPALHLASAAEAGALVSLCTNPIWLVKTRLQLQTPLHQTRPYSGLLDAFRTIMKEEGPRALYKGIVPALVLQVSHGAIQFTAYEELRKVIVDFKERRRKSESTADNLLNSADYAALGGSSKVAAVLLTYPFQVIRARLQQRPSTNGMPRYIDSLHVIRETARFEGFRGFYKGLTANLLKNVPASSITFIVFENVLKLLKQPPSK, from the exons ATGGTGGCGCCTTGGCAGTGGGAAAACGGCACCGCCGGCGCCGTCGCGGGATTCACCACCGTTGCTGCGATGCACCCACTTGATGTTGTTCGTACGAGGTTCCAAG TGAACGAGGGGAGAGGGTTAAGTAGTCTCCCGACGTACAAGAACACAGCTCACGCTCTCTTCACCATTACCCGTATCGAG GGATTGAGAGGACTTTATGCAGGTTTCTTCCCTGCTGTCATCGGTTCTACTCTTTCATGGAGCTTATACTTCTTTTT TTATGGAAGAGCCAAACAGAGATACGCTAGAGGCGGCAGGGACGATGAGAAACTCAGCCCTGCTCTTCACCTTGCTTCTGCTGCTGAAGCTGGAGCCTTG GTCAGTTTATGCACAAATCCTATTTGGCTTGTCAAAACAAGACTACAGCTTCAGACACCTCTTCATCAAACCCGACCTTACTCCGGCCTATTAG ATGCCTTTAGAACCATAATGAAAGAGGAAGGACCCAGGGCTCTCTACAAGGGTATTGTCCCTGCTCTTGTACTG CAGGTTTCTCATGGTGCTATTCAGTTCACAGCGTATGAAGAACTCCGTAAAGTCATTGTGGATTtcaaagaaaggagaagaaaatcTGAATCCACCGCTGATAATTTATTG AACTCGGCAGATTATGCTGCACTTGGAGGCTCCTCCAAAGTCGCTGCAGTTCTTCTTACATACCCCTTTCAGGTTATTCGAGCAAGATTACAG CAACGACCTAGTACCAACGGAATGCCAAGATATATAGACAGCTTACATGTCATAAGAGAAACCGCAAG ATTTGAGGGTTTCAGAGGTTTCTACAAGGGTTTAACTGCTAACCTTTTGAAAAATGTGCCTGCTTCTTCCATCACATTCATTGTGTTTGAAAACGTTCTGAAGTTGCTGAAACAACCTCCATCGAAATAA